ATACCAGGATATCCAATGATAACTTCATAGGGAATTCCAAGAGGCGAAATAGGAAAGACAATCGCATGGTAGTCCCACATATTCCAGGCCTTATAGCATAGTGTTTCATGAATACTACCGATAATACACATTGAGCCAGCATCACAGAGTAATAATAAAGGATCAAAAGGATTTATTTGAGGCTCCCCTTTTACCCCTCTATAAAACTCTTCTGAAACTACCTGGGAGAGAACCATTACAAAGAGCCAGCCGAAGAGTATTGATAGCGGAAGATCACGCCAGATTGGCATTGGACATTTGTATGTCCAGCACTGTTCTGTAAGAATCTCCCAACCAATTGCAAAGATAAGAACAGGTATCACCATTACCGGAATATTATATCTTTTTAGTAAAGAAATAACACTTACACATATAAGAAATTCCAGATAGATGATGAATTCACCATCAATAAGATAGCCCAAATTCCAGTAATATACTACTACCCCAATAAACGCCCCGAGTATCCCCCATCTCACCTCCCATTTATCTCCTTTAATAAACAGAGAAAGCACAAACAAAAATGCAATTCCAATAAAAAGGTATGTGTGTGACTGTAACATTTTTCATTCACCTCTTTTAAAATTTATATTGGCAGTCAATGATGTAGGTATCACTACCCCACCCATATTCTACTCCATTCAATGTTTCTGTATCACAATTGTGGAGATAGCAGATATCACACATCCATGAGTCCCTTTCATATCCCACCCCTAAAGAAATATATTTCTTATCTACATCTATAATCTTCGCAAAATCTACTCCTTTGGTTGGGACAGGAGATGGATCGCTAAAAGCTCCTATGCGTAGTGCCCATTGCTCATTAGCCCTGAACTCAAGCCCAATCCTCAGTCGATCAGTATTGTCCCAATTTGACCTCTTAGGCTCAACATCCTTTAGAAGTAAAGTACCCGTTCCTGGATCAATCTCAAAATCCACATCTTCTTTCATATCTACCCAATATGTCCTTACCCACTCTCCTGTAATAGTGAGTTTAGGGTTTATTCTGTATGCTATTCCCATACCAAGGGTTGCCGGATAAACAAACTTTTGGGTATAATCACTCTTCTCCACAACTGAAATCAAAAGTGGTGGAGGGGTAGTACTGGTTCCAATAGGGGATTGAATTTCAGCCGAACCAGCCAGGCTAAGAATAGAACCACTTCGATATACTCCACCAATTCTAATGTTTGCTCCCGGCTCGAACAATAGACCTAAAATCCCCTCTACCCCCATACCATTACCTCTCATATTGGAGTCAAAAATATAGTTATATAAAGCAGGAAGGGTAGGATGAGAATATTCCTTTTTAGCTTTAATTTCAAGACTTCCATAAACTAAGTTCAATCCTGTCCCGATTGAAAGCTCAGGCAGGAGTTTTTTAGACAGAGAGATATTGGACACAAGAATAAACAACTTATTAAAGTAGGAACCATAAATATCAGCATTAGAAGAGGCATCCTTCATTCTATCCTCCCACTCAAAGGCATAAGCATTTGGGGTGTATAAACCAGCACCAATAGTAAAGTTGTTATTACGCTGGTATCCTCCTACACCAATCAGATAATCATCTCCCCTAACTTTCTCCTTATTAAACCTGGAAGGTTCGGTGGGATAGGCAAATCCAAAAGGACCATCTGTCCCATTTGCTATCGAATTCTTATCTGTAAATTTTATTATGGGATACCCAATACTTATTCCTGCTTTCCTTTTATGAAGAGTAGCTAATCCGGCAGGATTCCAGTAGATAGCTGTCCAATCATCAGCCAGACCAATAAAGGCACCACCCATACTTACAGCCCTTGCTCCTAATCCACAGAACTCATAGCCACCAGCATGAAGCACAGGAATAGCTGCCATTATCCAAAATATCCCCCATATTACTACTAAACCTCTTTTCCTCATTTATAACCTCCCTCCACCATCTTCTATATATCTGGCAATACATTTAATTTCCTCTATAGTATAACATGTTGCTGGGGCAGAATAATCCCTTTTTACTATAAAGGTAGCGACCTCCCTTGCTGGCCAGGGTCTCTTCACTGTCTGAATTTCCCAGGAGCCATCTCCTTTTATCTTTGCAAAGGTAAATCCTTCTCCTCCATCTGCATAAGGATGGATGTACCATTTATCGGTTTTAACATACACCACCACCTTATACTGGCTGTATTGGCTCTTATCTAAACCAAATACCCTTCCACGAATATAACTATCTGGCACTATCTCATCTATTTTTATCGACACCTCTTCTTCTTCAATAACTTTTAGTGACAGATAATCCCAGAATAGCCATCTACCAGAATTTGGAGGACTTGCATTCTCTAAGATGAGTGTATTTGTACCGGATTTTGTCTTCGCGTTATCTATTTTGATCTCATGCGTCTTCTCTTTATCCAGGATACTCTTAGAGGTAGAAAATTTGTATACACCAAGCGATTGTGGTTTTTCACCATTAGCCAGGGTAATTACTCTTATTGAAAAATCATCTCCAGCTCCACCACAGGTGTCAAGGATTAGGGCTAAATCTTTATCTGCCTGTTCCTCAGTAAGAGAATAGTGAATATAGATTGGGGTTCGTTCTCCATCATTTATCTCTTTAGGGAATTCATCCGGCGGGTCCCCTCCATTATAATGCCAGGGGAAAGGACCAGGGAATTTTGGTAATTGATTAAACTCCCCAAAGCTATTATCATCCTTACCAATTTCCCAGATTAAGGGAGATAATGGAGGAAGAATCTCAGAAAATAACTGACTTCCTAAACAATCAATCTTCTCAGGAATATTTTTATCTTGTTCTTCAAAGGTAATAATCTTAGATGTTCTTATAGTAAGCTCTATCATATTTATGAGTCTCACAATCACTATTATTTGCTTATTCAACTTTGTAATCTTGCCTGTGGCATAAAAATTTGCCCCTAATCCTTTCAACTCTATTATAGTTTTAGAATCTATTATCCCTTTCATCTCTTCATTAAATGCTATCACATCCAAAATCTCTGGTATGCTTTCTCTTTCAATAATTTCTATTCTATCTCCTCCATACTTCTTAAACGCAGTGGTTAATAAATCAGGGATTGCCCACTGCTCAACTTCTTTAACCCCTGAGATATTTTTAAATTCTGGGGCTACCAGTATCCGAATCTGGTCTCCTTGAGCAGAGGATGGGACTGAGCAGCTAAAGAACAAGATAGCCGCTGCACATAAAACAGTAAATCTTTCTTTTGATATATTTAATCTACACATCTTAACACACCTCCTATAATATTTTTGTAGGGACAACCTGACAGAGGTGCTACCTCCTTGTAGTTGTCCATTGGTTCAAATTTCGGCTTAAATCCTTTCACCTCCTTGCATCTAAAACTCTCCTCAAAGTTTTTACTTCTTGTTCAGCTTCTTCAATAGTTTCCGGTCCTAATTCCGGTTGAACACCATGACTGACCAGTATATCTTTCATCTGTTCTGCACTTACTCCAGCAATAATAGCTGCCTTACCTACAGAGATTCCTCAAGGAAGATCAAACAATCCTTCAATAGTTTGGGGACAGTCTTTAGCTTCAGTATTTCCATGAATAACTAAAATCCCTTTTCCTTCTTCTACTAATAGTTCCTGGTGAGGCAAAAAGCCACATTTTTCATAGATCACCTCAGGAATGTGCACCTTTTGTCCCTCTCCTTTTTCCAGAATTAATCTCTCCATAAATTGACACTTCCTTTGCTATTTGGAATACTTTGGATAGTGTTATTCAAACCAGGCCGTTACTTTTAAATCCTTTATTTCACCTGACCCAAAGACAAATCCTAAAAATTCTCCTTTTTTAGTCGGGAGCATTCTTTATAATCTCCTGTTTTGTTTCTGTATAGATAACATTCTCTCTCCAGTTCCTTTCTGTCCGTAATTTCTCGATCAGTTCTAACACATCATCATAGTTTAACAAACTTAACAAGAACAAGGTAATGAGGAAGAATGTGCTATAATAGGTAAGAATTTTATCCCCAATACGCTTAATTGCCTTCAGGTCATCTGTAATTAGAGGAAGTTCTTTATCTCTTGCCAAATTATAGCACTCATTATCTACTGGGTCTAAGTACCGGATATTTTCTTTCAATCTTACCTCTTCTATAATAAAATTTTCTTGATAAGTAAGAATTTTTTTAGCTATCCTGCCTAATCTATCCTCATACCTTGTAAAATCTTCCAATTCTCCTATTACACCTTTAGGGACTACAATTTCAGCAATAGAAAGGACTGGCTCAATCATCTCTATTAACCCTAAGGAGATTAAAGCTGATGTATCAATGATAAACCTATCTTTTGTGAATTTGCTTTTTGAGTTTTTCTGCATATCTAATTCCACCTTTAACACTCCTTTTTGCAATTGTCTTTAAATCTTCTACCTCTTTGACAAACTCATCTCCTAACAGGCTCTGTAGACCATCTTTTGTAATAATTCCTTTGAGGTAAAGATTACACACCTCCGAGAGTAATCTATCTTTTTCATAGTGAATTAAATTAGTTAACGCTGTAGTTGTCCATCTATCAGGAGTCGAATCATTCAGTTTAGAGATAATAGTTATATCTCTTAATATCTCCTTTGGAACTTTAATTTCTAATTCTGTTACTTCCATTTTGCAACACCTCCTTTTCTTCATTGAAATCTCCACTTCCGTATCCTCCAAGTGCTCTGGATATTAATGAGCCAGAAGGAAGATCAAACAATCCTTCAATAGTTTGGGGACAGTCTTTAGCTTCAGTATTTCCATGAATAACTAAAATCCCTTTTCCTTCTTCTACTAATACTTCCTGGTGAGACAAAAAGCCACATTTTTCATAGATCACCTCAGGAATGTGCACCTTTTGTCCCTCTCCTTTTTCCAGAATTAATCTCTCCATAAATTGATACTTCCTTTGCTATTTGGAATACTTTGGATAGTGTTATTCAAACCAGGCCGTTACTTTTAAGTCCTTTATTTCACCTGGACCAAAGACAAATCCTACCTTTCGTAAAACTCCGTTAGAAACTACTTTTTCCGGAATCTTGTAACTAAATGTTCCATCAGCTTTGTAAATAAATTCCGGATCATCCGCCCGTACATTTCCATCCTCACAGTGTAGTCCAAAATCTTCAACTCCAACTATTATCTTAAGCATCTTATTCATATTGAAGAATTCAGACTTATTGCTTCCTTCGATCCTGACGGTTAGAGTTCTTCTTTCTCCTATCTCAAAATAACCAGCTTTTGTATATCCTCTATAACTACTACTCAACCCATTTGCAACAAAGTAACTTCCATCTGGAGATGGTTGTATTTTTATGTTTCCAAATGGATAGAATCCTACACATCTTATTGGAACTGGTTTTGCTTTTTCATCAATTATAAGTGACAGATAATCCCAGAATAGCCATCTACCAGAATTTGGAGGACTTGCATTCTCTAAGATGAGTGTATTTGTACCGGATTTTGTCTTCGCGTTATCTATTTTGATCTCATGCCTCTTCTCTTTATCCAGGATACTCTTAGAGGTAGAAAATTTGTATACACCAAGCGATTGTGGTTTTTCACCATTAGCCAGGGTAATTACTCTTATTGAAAAATCATCTCCAGCTCCACCACAGGCGTCAAGGATTAGGGCTAAATCTTTATCTGCCTGTTCCTCAGTAAGAGAATAGTGAATATAGATTGGGGTTCGTTCTCCATCATTTATCTCTTTAGGGAATTCATCCGGTGGGTTCCCTCCATTATAATGCCAGGGGAAAGGACCAGGGAATTTTGGTAATTGATTAAACTCCCCAAAGCTATTATCATCCTTACCAATTTCCCAGATTAAGGGAGATAATGGAGGAAGAATCTCATAAATTAACTGACTTCCTAAACAATCAATCTTCTCAGGAATATTTTTATCTTCTTCTTCAAAGGTAATAATCTTAGATGTTCTTATAGTAAGCTCTATCATATTTATGAGTCTCACAATCACTATTATTTGCTTATTCAACTTTGTAATCTTGCCTGTGGCAT
This is a stretch of genomic DNA from bacterium. It encodes these proteins:
- a CDS encoding outer membrane protein transport protein, translated to MRKRGLVVIWGIFWIMAAIPVLHAGGYEFCGLGARAVSMGGAFIGLADDWTAIYWNPAGLATLHKRKAGISIGYPIIKFTDKNSIANGTDGPFGFAYPTEPSRFNKEKVRGDDYLIGVGGYQRNNNFTIGAGLYTPNAYAFEWEDRMKDASSNADIYGSYFNKLFILVSNISLSKKLLPELSIGTGLNLVYGSLEIKAKKEYSHPTLPALYNYIFDSNMRGNGMGVEGILGLLFEPGANIRIGGVYRSGSILSLAGSAEIQSPIGTSTTPPPLLISVVEKSDYTQKFVYPATLGMGIAYRINPKLTITGEWVRTYWVDMKEDVDFEIDPGTGTLLLKDVEPKRSNWDNTDRLRIGLEFRANEQWALRIGAFSDPSPVPTKGVDFAKIIDVDKKYISLGVGYERDSWMCDICYLHNCDTETLNGVEYGWGSDTYIIDCQYKF